One genomic region from Flagellimonas oceani encodes:
- a CDS encoding carboxypeptidase-like regulatory domain-containing protein has product MRRVLLILLSLIPLLGFSQIEGDEAQEVNDFTATVINAQTEYPLESVHVVNLNQVKGTITDQDGKFTIPAAVNDTLYFSYLGFKTQKVRVTNDMFRFGNTEIALTELAYALEEVVVRPYQLTGYLEIDVKNLPVNNAYQYSISGLNTSYEAGNKSPSAVTKVLGAILNPADLLRNLFGKKPRQMRKLRQIKEDDNIRDLLASKFDRETLTELLQLEKVDIEDILNNCNYSKSFIKTANDLQILDAISSCYEEYKVLNRTQ; this is encoded by the coding sequence ATGAGAAGAGTACTACTTATACTATTGTCCCTGATCCCACTCCTCGGTTTTTCACAAATTGAAGGTGACGAAGCCCAAGAGGTAAATGATTTTACCGCTACGGTGATCAATGCCCAAACGGAATATCCCTTGGAGAGCGTGCACGTGGTCAACCTCAATCAAGTTAAGGGTACCATTACCGATCAGGATGGAAAATTTACCATTCCCGCAGCAGTCAATGATACGTTGTACTTCTCCTATCTTGGCTTTAAAACCCAAAAAGTGAGGGTCACCAACGATATGTTCCGGTTTGGCAATACCGAAATTGCATTGACCGAGCTGGCCTATGCCTTGGAAGAAGTGGTGGTTAGACCCTACCAACTTACTGGTTATTTGGAAATAGATGTAAAAAACCTTCCGGTGAACAACGCCTATCAATATAGTATTTCCGGACTCAACACCAGTTACGAAGCGGGCAATAAAAGCCCTAGTGCCGTTACAAAAGTACTGGGGGCCATTCTAAACCCCGCCGATTTGTTGCGCAATCTTTTTGGCAAAAAACCAAGACAGATGCGCAAGCTTCGTCAAATTAAGGAAGATGACAACATCAGGGATTTATTGGCCTCAAAATTTGATAGGGAAACCCTAACGGAACTGCTCCAATTGGAAAAAGTGGACATTGAGGACATACTCAACAATTGCAACTATTCAAAATCCTTTATCAAAACGGCGAACGACCTTCAAATTTTGGATGCGATTTCCAGTTGTTACGAAGAATATAAAGTACTGAACAGGACCCAATAA
- a CDS encoding DEAD/DEAH box helicase — translation MTKFEALGLDKPLLDAISDLGFESPSEVQEKSIPILLDQETDLVALAQTGTGKTAAFGFPMIQKIQHDSRTTQGLILSPTRELCLQITNELKLYSKYIKGLNVVAIYGGASITEQARQIKRGAQIIVATPGRMKDMIGRNMVDISKIDYCVLDEADEMLNMGFYEDIKDILSNTPQEKFTWLFSATMPKEVATIAKKFMKNPVEITVGSKNAGASTVQHEYYVVGGRDRYAALKRLADANPGIFSVVFCRTKRDTQRVAEKLIEDGYNAGALHGDLSQNQRDLVMNSFRKKQVQMLVATDVAARGIDVDDVTHVINYQLPDEIETYTHRSGRTGRAGKSGISMVIITRSELRKIKAIEKKIQQEFLSKNIPDGIEICEIQLYHLANKIKETKINKEIENYLPAINDVLEGIDRDELIKKIVSVEFTQFYNYYSKSKDLNSQDSGKERGASKGDVPSEGSVRYFINVGERDGYDWMSLKDFLRDTLNLEKEDVYNVDTKDSFSFFNTDAQLTEFILQTFTDFKLEGRFINVEVSKNPGAGGGGKGGKKRRGRKGGGGGHRKGGSSYKGGKKGGYGKKGGKKKQGFY, via the coding sequence ATGACAAAATTTGAAGCCTTGGGGTTGGACAAACCCCTATTGGATGCTATTTCCGACCTTGGATTTGAATCCCCCTCTGAAGTACAAGAAAAATCAATCCCAATTTTATTGGATCAAGAAACCGATCTGGTTGCCTTGGCGCAAACAGGAACAGGTAAAACTGCTGCCTTTGGATTTCCGATGATTCAAAAAATCCAACACGACAGCAGAACCACCCAAGGGTTGATTCTCTCCCCTACCCGGGAACTCTGTTTACAGATTACCAACGAACTAAAACTCTATTCCAAATACATAAAAGGACTTAATGTTGTGGCCATTTATGGTGGCGCCAGCATTACGGAACAGGCCAGACAGATAAAAAGAGGTGCACAGATTATTGTGGCAACCCCTGGCCGTATGAAGGATATGATCGGCCGAAACATGGTGGACATCTCCAAAATCGATTATTGTGTATTGGACGAAGCCGATGAAATGTTGAACATGGGCTTCTACGAAGATATCAAGGACATTTTGTCCAACACCCCTCAAGAAAAATTCACATGGCTTTTTTCTGCGACAATGCCCAAGGAAGTGGCTACGATCGCCAAAAAGTTCATGAAAAACCCTGTGGAGATAACCGTGGGTTCCAAAAATGCCGGAGCTTCTACCGTACAGCACGAGTATTATGTGGTGGGCGGACGTGACCGCTATGCGGCCCTAAAACGTTTGGCCGATGCCAATCCAGGTATCTTCTCCGTAGTATTCTGTAGAACCAAAAGGGATACCCAACGTGTGGCCGAAAAGCTTATCGAAGATGGCTACAATGCCGGTGCTTTGCATGGGGATTTGAGTCAAAACCAACGTGATTTGGTCATGAACTCCTTCCGAAAAAAACAAGTGCAGATGTTGGTGGCCACCGATGTGGCGGCCCGTGGCATCGATGTGGATGACGTGACCCACGTGATCAACTATCAATTGCCTGATGAAATCGAGACCTATACCCACCGAAGTGGCCGTACAGGACGTGCCGGAAAATCCGGTATCTCCATGGTCATCATCACTCGTTCGGAATTGAGAAAGATCAAGGCCATCGAGAAAAAGATTCAACAGGAGTTCTTGTCCAAGAATATTCCGGACGGCATCGAAATCTGCGAGATCCAATTATATCACTTGGCCAATAAGATCAAGGAAACCAAAATCAATAAAGAAATTGAGAATTACCTACCGGCCATCAACGATGTTTTGGAAGGTATTGATCGGGACGAACTCATCAAAAAAATTGTTTCTGTAGAATTTACACAGTTTTACAATTACTACAGCAAATCCAAAGATCTCAACAGTCAGGATTCCGGCAAGGAAAGGGGAGCTTCGAAAGGGGATGTTCCATCCGAAGGTTCCGTTCGTTACTTTATCAATGTTGGGGAACGTGATGGATACGATTGGATGAGCCTGAAAGATTTCTTGCGCGACACCTTGAACTTGGAAAAAGAGGATGTTTACAATGTGGACACCAAAGATTCTTTCTCTTTCTTCAATACCGATGCACAACTTACCGAATTCATCCTTCAAACCTTTACCGATTTTAAATTGGAAGGACGTTTTATCAATGTAGAAGTTTCCAAGAATCCAGGTGCCGGCGGCGGTGGAAAAGGAGGAAAAAAACGTCGTGGCCGAAAAGGCGGAGGCGGAGGCCATCGTAAGGGCGGCAGCTCCTATAAAGGCGGAAAAAAAGGTGGTTATGGCAAAAAGGGAGGTAAAAAGAAACAGGGATTTTATTAG
- a CDS encoding VOC family protein, with protein sequence MDYNMVGWFEIPVADMERAKTFYEAVFEVAISLQDFGGTKMGWFPADHGKPGAAGSLIQNRDWYKPSDSQGTLIYFNSLDVQNELDRIEKNGGKIVQAKTHISKDIGYMAVFLDSEGNRIALHSRQ encoded by the coding sequence ATGGATTACAACATGGTGGGCTGGTTCGAGATTCCTGTTGCAGACATGGAGCGGGCCAAAACGTTTTATGAAGCCGTTTTTGAGGTAGCGATAAGTTTACAGGATTTTGGGGGAACCAAAATGGGCTGGTTTCCTGCGGACCATGGAAAACCCGGAGCTGCGGGCTCTTTGATTCAAAACAGGGATTGGTACAAACCCAGTGATAGCCAAGGAACGCTCATTTATTTCAATAGTTTGGACGTTCAGAACGAACTGGACCGGATTGAAAAGAACGGAGGAAAAATTGTTCAGGCCAAGACCCATATTAGCAAGGATATAGGTTACATGGCCGTTTTTTTGGATTCGGAAGGAAATAGGATTGCATTGCATTCCAGACAGTAG
- a CDS encoding glycoside hydrolase family 43 protein, producing the protein MIARNLFIIVCALLGTSCIFAQQSKKTQNNPIFEGWYADPEGIVFGDTYWVYPTFSDDYDKQLHFDAFSSKDLVNWEKHERILDTTKIKWLRQALWAPSIIEKDSKYYLFFGANDIQRPGRSSYDPNNDINHYGGIGVAVADNPGGPFEDHLGEPLISDFYNDAQPIDQFVFKDVDGTHYFFYGGWSHCNLGKLNADFTGFEPWEDGNLFKEITPEGYVEGPFMFLRNGVYYFMWSEGNWTDGSYKVAYAMADKPTGPYQRIGTILESKEGDIATGAGHHSVINKPGTDEWIIVYHRRPIPNKDRDHRVTCMDKMEFNADGTIKPVVMTFEGVGGN; encoded by the coding sequence ATGATCGCCAGAAACCTATTTATCATAGTTTGTGCTTTGCTTGGAACATCATGCATATTTGCCCAACAATCTAAAAAAACACAGAACAACCCAATTTTTGAAGGATGGTACGCCGACCCAGAAGGCATTGTATTTGGGGACACGTATTGGGTCTACCCTACTTTTTCGGACGATTACGACAAACAACTTCATTTTGATGCCTTTTCATCCAAGGATTTGGTGAATTGGGAAAAGCACGAGCGTATTTTGGACACCACCAAGATCAAATGGTTGAGACAGGCACTTTGGGCACCCTCCATCATTGAAAAAGATAGCAAGTACTATCTGTTCTTCGGTGCCAACGACATTCAACGGCCCGGAAGAAGTTCCTACGACCCCAATAACGACATCAATCATTATGGGGGCATTGGTGTGGCCGTGGCGGATAACCCGGGCGGACCTTTTGAAGATCATTTGGGCGAACCATTGATTTCCGACTTTTATAACGATGCGCAACCTATCGACCAATTTGTTTTTAAAGATGTGGACGGCACCCATTATTTCTTCTACGGGGGATGGAGCCATTGCAACTTGGGGAAACTCAATGCCGATTTTACAGGCTTTGAACCATGGGAAGATGGCAACCTTTTCAAGGAAATTACCCCGGAAGGTTATGTGGAAGGGCCATTTATGTTTTTGCGCAATGGGGTTTATTACTTTATGTGGTCGGAGGGTAATTGGACGGACGGCAGTTACAAAGTCGCCTACGCCATGGCGGATAAGCCAACAGGACCGTATCAGCGAATCGGAACCATTTTGGAATCAAAGGAAGGTGATATCGCTACCGGGGCGGGGCACCACTCCGTGATTAACAAACCGGGTACGGATGAGTGGATTATCGTGTATCACCGTAGACCCATTCCCAACAAGGACCGTGACCATCGCGTAACCTGCATGGACAAAATGGAATTTAATGCGGACGGCACCATAAAACCTGTTGTAATGACTTTTGAAGGAGTCGGGGGAAACTAG
- a CDS encoding SRPBCC family protein, which translates to MIVLYIVLGILALILLLAAIAPKSYNVSRAIEINRPKDVVFAYVKSLKNQDEWSPWGKRDPNMTTEFTGIDGEAGVTNKWKGNKQVGEGEQEITKIVEGKRIESELRFLKPFKSTSDAYIETVEVGSDRTKVIWGFSGKNVFPMSIMMLFMSMDKAVGKDFEEGLDSLKQILENK; encoded by the coding sequence ATGATAGTGCTTTATATTGTTTTGGGCATACTTGCCCTGATTCTTTTGTTGGCGGCCATTGCCCCAAAAAGCTATAATGTCTCCCGAGCTATTGAAATCAACCGGCCGAAGGATGTTGTTTTTGCATATGTGAAATCCTTGAAAAATCAGGATGAGTGGTCGCCATGGGGAAAGCGAGACCCAAATATGACAACGGAGTTCACTGGAATCGATGGCGAGGCAGGGGTCACTAATAAATGGAAAGGCAACAAGCAAGTAGGGGAAGGGGAGCAGGAGATCACCAAAATTGTTGAGGGCAAGCGTATTGAAAGTGAACTCAGGTTTTTGAAACCGTTCAAATCCACTTCGGATGCATATATCGAAACCGTGGAGGTGGGCAGCGATAGGACTAAAGTAATCTGGGGCTTTTCGGGAAAGAATGTATTTCCCATGAGCATTATGATGCTGTTTATGAGCATGGACAAGGCGGTGGGAAAGGATTTTGAAGAAGGTTTGGACAGTTTAAAACAAATTCTAGAAAACAAATAA
- a CDS encoding MarR family winged helix-turn-helix transcriptional regulator — translation MNAPELYLENQLCFPLYAASRLTTKIYGPYLEELGITYPQYLVLLILWQHNDQSVKKIGQQLYLESNTLTPLLKRLEQKQLIERNRSTTDERTVMISLTKAGKVLKKKAKQVPEKIIASFGDDTISEKEIVTFQKTLFKLLEVLNAKTS, via the coding sequence ATGAATGCCCCCGAACTTTATTTGGAGAACCAACTTTGTTTTCCATTGTACGCCGCATCTCGGCTGACCACAAAAATTTATGGCCCCTACCTTGAGGAATTAGGGATTACCTATCCACAATACCTGGTACTGCTGATTCTATGGCAGCATAACGACCAAAGCGTAAAAAAAATTGGCCAACAGCTGTATTTGGAATCCAACACACTTACCCCCTTGCTAAAACGACTGGAGCAAAAGCAACTCATTGAACGCAACCGCTCCACAACAGATGAGCGCACGGTTATGATCTCATTGACAAAAGCAGGAAAAGTACTGAAGAAAAAGGCCAAACAAGTTCCCGAAAAAATCATAGCCTCCTTTGGGGATGACACCATTTCCGAAAAAGAAATCGTCACCTTCCAGAAAACTTTGTTTAAATTATTGGAGGTGCTCAATGCCAAGACTTCTTAA
- a CDS encoding DJ-1/PfpI family protein: MRTSFVLFFALLVFSCNTKQSTDSKKEAIVETQSPSDTLTKHLKPFKQDLPTIGLLMYNGVLQSEVVATSDVFAKPSADGEQLFNVITIAETENPITTEEGMHFVPDYTFDDCPKLTALFVPSAYDMYAQVHNEKIVEFIKKKNNETEYTVSNCAGAHLIGASGIADGKKIVTWIGGGKQLQKDYPNLKVQDDSLVTFVKDGKFYSSNGNLASYISALNLLETMTSKEHRTFVESYLYLDRLQNWKED; the protein is encoded by the coding sequence ATGAGAACCTCCTTTGTGCTATTTTTTGCCCTTTTAGTGTTTAGCTGCAACACAAAACAGTCCACAGATTCCAAGAAAGAAGCAATTGTGGAAACCCAATCCCCATCCGATACGTTGACCAAACATTTAAAACCGTTTAAACAAGACCTGCCCACCATCGGGCTTTTAATGTACAACGGGGTGCTCCAAAGCGAAGTGGTAGCTACTTCCGACGTTTTCGCAAAACCATCGGCCGATGGAGAACAACTCTTCAACGTTATCACCATAGCCGAGACAGAAAACCCAATAACCACCGAGGAGGGCATGCATTTTGTTCCCGATTATACCTTTGATGATTGCCCTAAATTGACCGCTTTGTTCGTTCCCAGCGCTTATGATATGTATGCACAGGTGCACAATGAAAAAATAGTGGAATTCATCAAAAAGAAAAACAACGAAACCGAATATACGGTGAGCAACTGTGCCGGGGCACACCTCATTGGCGCGTCTGGAATTGCGGACGGAAAGAAAATCGTAACTTGGATAGGCGGTGGCAAACAACTTCAAAAGGATTACCCCAACTTAAAAGTTCAGGACGATAGTTTGGTAACCTTTGTGAAAGATGGAAAATTTTACTCGTCCAACGGCAACTTGGCAAGCTATATATCCGCATTGAACCTTTTGGAAACCATGACAAGCAAAGAGCATCGCACATTTGTGGAAAGCTATTTATATTTGGACCGTCTCCAAAACTGGAAAGAAGACTAG
- a CDS encoding TrmH family RNA methyltransferase, whose translation MFDDDLLTYLESYLTEERKQRFLDVLRQRTRHIAIAVEDVYQLHNTSAILRSCDAFGIQDLHVVENRFGKRLDKNIAMGAEQWVDVHRYKNVTNCISTLRDNGYQIIATTPHDDSTLLPDFCPREKSAIFFGTERQGLSQEVMQQADGFLKIPMVGFSESLNVSVSAAIIIQQLAQKVRDSDLDWQLSDMEVLEKRLDWTKKSIKDVKGIIKRYLSA comes from the coding sequence ATGTTTGATGATGATTTGTTGACATATCTGGAATCTTACCTGACAGAAGAACGCAAACAACGTTTTTTGGATGTTCTTCGGCAACGTACCCGGCATATTGCCATTGCTGTTGAGGATGTATACCAACTGCACAATACCAGTGCGATCCTGCGTAGCTGCGATGCCTTTGGGATTCAGGACCTGCACGTGGTGGAGAATCGATTTGGCAAACGTTTGGACAAGAATATTGCCATGGGCGCGGAACAATGGGTAGATGTGCACCGCTATAAGAATGTTACAAATTGTATTTCCACATTAAGGGACAATGGTTATCAAATAATCGCTACCACGCCCCACGATGATTCCACTTTGCTCCCGGACTTTTGCCCAAGGGAGAAATCCGCTATCTTTTTTGGCACGGAGCGGCAGGGGCTGTCCCAAGAGGTGATGCAACAGGCCGATGGGTTTCTTAAAATTCCCATGGTGGGTTTTTCCGAGAGTTTGAATGTTTCCGTTTCGGCGGCAATCATTATACAGCAATTGGCACAAAAGGTACGGGATTCCGACCTGGATTGGCAATTGTCCGATATGGAGGTGCTCGAAAAGCGTTTGGATTGGACCAAAAAGTCCATAAAAGATGTAAAGGGCATCATAAAAAGATATCTTTCCGCATAG
- a CDS encoding SIR2 family NAD-dependent protein deacylase: protein MSKPKIVVLTGAGMSAESGLKTFRDENGLWEGHDVMEVASPQGFARNPELVLEFYNQRRRQLLEVSPNKGHVALAELEQDFDVSIVTQNVDNLHEQAGSSHVVHLHGELFKVRSTVDENHVLDWKKDLVLGNLDDNGHQLRPHIVWFGEMVPMLETAAEITQTAEILIIVGTSMQVYPAASLIHYAPKQTPIYFIDPKPNIRSTDFDNLTIIPKTAAIGITELADQLKHRR from the coding sequence ATGTCCAAACCAAAAATCGTAGTACTTACCGGAGCTGGAATGAGCGCCGAAAGCGGCCTCAAAACCTTTCGTGACGAAAATGGACTTTGGGAAGGACACGATGTTATGGAAGTCGCATCGCCGCAAGGATTTGCCCGCAACCCAGAGTTGGTGCTTGAGTTTTACAACCAACGAAGAAGGCAATTATTGGAGGTTTCCCCAAACAAAGGCCATGTGGCACTGGCAGAACTGGAACAAGATTTTGATGTGAGCATTGTTACCCAAAATGTGGACAATCTTCACGAACAGGCCGGGAGCTCCCATGTAGTGCACCTGCACGGGGAATTGTTCAAAGTTCGAAGCACAGTGGATGAAAACCATGTTCTGGATTGGAAAAAAGATTTGGTTTTGGGGAATTTGGACGATAATGGCCATCAGTTGCGACCACATATAGTGTGGTTCGGCGAAATGGTTCCAATGCTTGAAACTGCAGCGGAAATTACCCAAACAGCGGAAATATTGATCATTGTCGGCACTTCCATGCAGGTGTATCCAGCGGCAAGTCTGATTCATTATGCACCCAAACAAACACCTATTTACTTTATTGATCCCAAACCCAATATCCGGTCCACCGATTTTGACAACCTTACCATCATCCCCAAAACCGCTGCAATCGGTATTACAGAATTGGCCGATCAACTTAAACATCGCAGATGA
- a CDS encoding MauE/DoxX family redox-associated membrane protein: MKTTLFQKIMRIVLGGMMVLAGIGHLTFQREEFQAQVPRWLPSSPEFMDFVVVASGVVEIALGLAMIFLWKHQVKVGIVLALFYVLIFPGNISQYTNGIDAFGLDTDQKRLIRLFFQPVLIFWALWSTGALKHLMNKSKN; this comes from the coding sequence ATGAAAACTACTTTATTTCAGAAAATAATGCGGATAGTCCTCGGAGGTATGATGGTTTTGGCCGGTATAGGCCATCTCACGTTCCAAAGAGAAGAGTTTCAAGCCCAAGTGCCAAGGTGGCTGCCCAGCAGCCCAGAATTCATGGACTTTGTGGTTGTAGCATCGGGTGTGGTGGAAATAGCCCTCGGTTTGGCCATGATTTTCCTTTGGAAGCACCAAGTAAAAGTAGGGATTGTACTTGCCCTATTCTATGTCCTTATTTTCCCGGGCAATATATCGCAATACACCAACGGAATCGATGCTTTTGGGCTGGACACCGATCAAAAACGATTGATTCGACTGTTCTTTCAACCTGTGCTGATTTTTTGGGCATTATGGTCCACTGGAGCTTTGAAACATTTGATGAACAAATCCAAAAATTGA
- a CDS encoding alpha-amylase family glycosyl hydrolase, with protein sequence MKKPLVVLALLSLFLGCKKVEKKQQITKVVKEEAPKKDVPFVWEGANIYFLLTDRFNNGNPNNDVNFDRTEETAVLRGFEGGDIQGITKKIEEGYFTDLGINAIWFTPIVEQIHGGTDEGTGKTYGYHGYWTKDWTTIDPNFGTKKDLSNLVKTAHSKGIRIILDVVLNHTGPVTEKDPVWPDDWVRTGPTCEFTTYENTTECTLVANLPDILTESEEPVELPDALLAKWKEEGRLSKELDELQLFFERTGYPRAPRYYIIKWLTDYINEFGVDGFRVDTVKHVNENAWADLHKEANYAFEMWKKKHQDDILDDNPFYMVGEVYNYGISSGREFDFGDKKVDFFDYGFKSLINFELKQDADDDYENIFKKYNRLLNSKLKDKSVLNYLTSHDDGAPYDKDRTKPYRTANVLLLTPGASQVYYGDETARSLTIEGTEGDATLRSFMNWEDLDSLPETQKIHRHWQKLGQFRANHPAIGAGKHKRLAKSPYVFSRTYVSGEYRDKVVVGLDLPKGKKSLWVKGFFGDGTVLYDTYSETEVTVANGKVILENDFDIALLELVE encoded by the coding sequence ATGAAAAAACCGCTTGTTGTTTTGGCATTACTATCCCTATTTCTTGGTTGCAAAAAAGTTGAAAAGAAACAACAAATCACCAAAGTAGTCAAAGAAGAAGCTCCCAAAAAGGATGTGCCCTTTGTTTGGGAGGGCGCCAATATTTACTTTCTGTTGACGGATCGCTTCAACAACGGGAACCCAAACAACGATGTCAACTTTGACCGAACCGAAGAAACCGCAGTGCTCAGAGGGTTTGAAGGAGGCGATATTCAGGGAATCACAAAAAAAATTGAAGAAGGTTACTTCACCGATTTGGGGATAAATGCCATATGGTTTACCCCGATCGTAGAACAAATCCACGGCGGCACCGACGAGGGCACGGGAAAAACCTACGGTTACCATGGCTATTGGACCAAGGACTGGACTACCATCGACCCCAATTTCGGTACCAAAAAAGACCTATCAAACCTTGTAAAAACAGCACATAGCAAAGGAATACGTATAATATTGGACGTTGTGCTAAACCATACCGGACCTGTTACGGAAAAGGACCCTGTTTGGCCAGATGACTGGGTAAGAACCGGCCCAACGTGTGAGTTTACTACCTACGAGAACACCACAGAATGCACTTTAGTGGCCAACCTGCCCGATATCCTTACCGAATCGGAAGAGCCCGTGGAGCTCCCCGATGCCCTTTTGGCAAAATGGAAAGAGGAAGGCCGTTTGAGCAAGGAACTCGATGAGCTACAATTGTTTTTTGAACGCACAGGATATCCAAGGGCGCCACGTTACTACATCATTAAATGGTTGACCGACTATATCAACGAATTTGGCGTTGACGGTTTTCGGGTGGATACCGTAAAACATGTAAACGAAAATGCATGGGCCGACCTTCACAAAGAAGCCAATTATGCGTTTGAAATGTGGAAAAAGAAACATCAGGACGACATATTGGACGACAACCCTTTTTACATGGTGGGAGAAGTCTACAATTATGGTATTTCCAGCGGTCGAGAATTTGATTTTGGGGATAAAAAAGTGGACTTCTTTGATTATGGATTCAAAAGTCTCATCAATTTTGAACTGAAACAGGATGCAGATGATGATTACGAGAACATCTTTAAAAAATACAACCGCCTGCTGAACAGTAAGTTAAAGGATAAGAGTGTACTCAATTATTTAACCTCCCATGATGACGGCGCACCGTATGACAAGGACAGGACAAAACCATATAGAACCGCCAATGTATTGTTGCTCACCCCTGGGGCGTCCCAAGTGTATTATGGGGACGAAACTGCACGCAGCTTGACCATTGAGGGCACTGAAGGTGATGCCACCCTACGCTCCTTTATGAACTGGGAAGATTTGGACAGTCTGCCGGAAACCCAAAAAATACACAGGCACTGGCAAAAATTGGGTCAGTTTAGGGCCAACCACCCCGCAATAGGTGCCGGCAAGCACAAACGCTTGGCCAAATCGCCGTATGTGTTCTCAAGAACCTATGTAAGTGGCGAATACCGGGACAAAGTTGTAGTGGGGTTGGATTTGCCCAAAGGGAAAAAATCACTCTGGGTAAAAGGCTTTTTTGGAGATGGCACCGTATTGTACGACACCTACTCCGAAACCGAAGTGACCGTTGCCAACGGAAAGGTAATTTTGGAAAATGATTTTGATATTGCCCTACTGGAACTTGTAGAGTAG
- a CDS encoding glutathione peroxidase, protein METPSFYDFEANGLTGEKMKLDQFKGKVVLVVNTASACGLTPQYEGLEKLYQKYKDRGFVVLGFPCNQFGNQEEGTSEEIQQFCQVNYGVSFPMFEKIEVNGKKAHPIFKFLKSKLSGGLLGSKIKWNFTKFLLDKDGVPVKRFGPTSVPKEIEKDIEKLL, encoded by the coding sequence ATGGAGACACCTTCTTTCTATGATTTTGAGGCCAATGGCCTGACTGGTGAAAAAATGAAACTGGACCAATTCAAGGGCAAGGTCGTTTTAGTTGTAAATACCGCTAGCGCCTGTGGGTTGACCCCACAATATGAAGGGCTGGAAAAGCTATATCAAAAATACAAGGACAGGGGATTTGTGGTCCTTGGTTTTCCTTGTAATCAGTTTGGCAACCAAGAAGAGGGGACCTCCGAAGAAATTCAGCAATTCTGTCAAGTAAACTACGGTGTAAGTTTTCCCATGTTCGAAAAAATCGAAGTGAACGGAAAAAAAGCACACCCAATCTTCAAATTCCTAAAATCCAAACTTTCCGGCGGCCTGCTCGGAAGCAAGATCAAATGGAATTTCACCAAGTTTTTACTGGATAAGGATGGGGTTCCCGTAAAAAGGTTCGGACCAACATCAGTGCCAAAAGAGATTGAAAAGGATATCGAAAAACTATTGTGA